One part of the Perognathus longimembris pacificus isolate PPM17 chromosome 10, ASM2315922v1, whole genome shotgun sequence genome encodes these proteins:
- the Abhd6 gene encoding LOW QUALITY PROTEIN: monoacylglycerol lipase ABHD6 (The sequence of the model RefSeq protein was modified relative to this genomic sequence to represent the inferred CDS: inserted 1 base in 1 codon) — protein MDLDVLNMFVIAGGXLAIPILAFVASFLLWPSALIKIYYWYWRRTLGMQVRYVQHGDYQFCYSFRGRPGHRPSILMLHGFSAHKDMWLSVVKFLPKNLHLICVDMPGHEGTTRSSLDDLSIDGQVKRIHQFVECLKLNKKPFHLIGTSMGGHVAGVYAAYYPSDISSLCLVCPAGLQYSADNEFVQRIKSLEGSPTTHKIPLVPSTPEEMSEMLQLCSYVRFKVPQQILQGLVDVRIPHNNFYRKLFLEIVSEKSRYTLHQNMEKIKVPTQVIWGKQDQVLDVSGAEMLAKSIANCQVELLENCGHSVVMERPRKTAKLIVDFLASLHNTDNNKKLD, from the exons ATGGATCTTGATGTGCTTAATATGTTCGTGATCGCAGGCG CGCTGGCCATCCCAATTCTGGCGTTTGTGGCCTCCTTTCTTCTGTGGCCTTCAGCACTGATAAAAATCTATTATTG GTACTGGCGGAGGACATTGGGCATGCAGGTCCGCTATGTGCAACACGGAGATTACCAGTTCTGTTATTCCTTCCGGGGCCGGCCTGGGCACAGGCCGTCCATCCTCATGCTGCACGGGTTCTCTGCCCACAAGGACATGTGGCTCAGCGTTGTCAAG TTCCTTCCAAAGAATCTGCACTTGATCTGCGTGGACATGCCGGGACACGAGGGCACCACTCGCTCCTCCCTGGATGACCTGTCCATCGATGGGCAAGTCAAAAGAATCCATCAG TTTGTAGAATGCCTCAAGCTGAATAAGAAACCCTTCCACCTGATCGGCACGTCCATGGGTGGCCATGTGGCTGGCGTGTATGCTGCCTATTATCCATCAGATATTTCCAGCCTGTGCCTCGTGTGCCCTGCTG GTTTGCAGTATTCAGCCGATAATGAGTTTGTACAACGGATCAAATCGCTGGAAGGCTCGCCCACCACACACAAGATTCCCTTGGTCCCATCTACCCCGGAAGAGATGAGTGAAATGCTGCAGCTCTGCTCCTATGTCCGCTTCAAAGTTCCTCAGCAG ATCCTGCAAGGCCTTGTGGACGTCCGCATCCCCCATAACAACTTCTACCGGAAGT TGTTTTTGGAAATCGTGAGTGAGAAGTCCAGGTATACTCTGCATCAGAACATGGAGAAGATCAAGGTCCCAACGCAGGTCATCTGGGGAAAACAAGACCAG GTGCTTGATGTGTCTGGAGCAGAGATGCTGGCCAAGTCCATTGCCAACTGCCAGGTGGAGCTTCTGGAAAACTGTGGGCACTCAGTGGTGATGGAGAGACCTCGGAAGACAGCCAAGCTCATCGTTGACTTTTTAGCTTCTCTGCACAATACAGACAACAACAAGAAGCTGGACTGA